cGTTATGACAGGAAAAATTGGCatcaatgccttggaaaaaaaaaaaaaattcaagtatatgcataaacccaaatagaaaataaaacatttatcaaataagcatgtgtcctattctatGTGTTATAAACTTCTGAAACATgggtctcattttagagcagtcaatgcagtttatgaaagaagtcaattaaatctgtatgtgggcgtgtgtgtgtgtgtgtgtgtgtaaaaattctgatgtaaccccctttgtaatcattaacattttcaaaagtaagtAATTTCATTACACACTCATTCATtacgtaattccattacatgtaattagttactccccaacactgataatagcctaataatacattaaatattttggaaCATCCACTAGTTTTATGAATATTCCAAAATTCAGATTATAGTTCAACAAATAAACTGTCATTGGACGCTACATCTTCATCATATGAGAACTGTTAGGCCTaatcccttacaaaaattaaccatggttttaacAAACCGTTAAACTACAGTAACCACAAGTTattggttttgctacactaaccatagttaaaccatggtactAAAGTAAAACTGTGGTCATACAATTATCAGTAATCAATAggccaaaaacataaaaaaaaaaattgccattCAATTTCACTGTATTGTTCACATCACTGAGGCAGATAAAAAGTCCACTAGATAAATGGTAggagaatataaataaatatttaatcatatttaagcATATTTACAATTACACAAAGTAAATTCATTAACAAAAATCCCAACATAATTTTTTGTTCTATGAATGTTTGGATTTGGATattctttatattattttgccCTGATAAACTCCTTGACTGAACTGGCagggtgttttgggtcattgtcctgaTGCAATGTGAAGCACTTTCTGATGAGTCTGATGGCATTTTCTTGAACTTTGGTTGCCAAGATGGATTTGTACCCTTCCAAATTCATTCTGCTGCTATCATCATACATTAAGTCTTCATGAAAATTGAGAGGGATTGTTCCAGAAGCAGCCATCAACTCCTGTTGTACAATTGTCCTCTTTTGTGTAAAGAAATAAGTATCCAGACAATTCTCTCCCACTTGGTTTCATTGTCACCATTAAAAACCATAATCTTCCAGGATTCACCCACAAATTAAACTTGGCTCCAACTTCACTTATGAAGAGTTTAATAAATCCTATGTACAAAAAATCCTTtacaattatatacaatatactcATTAGAAATATCATACAGAGAGTTTTCACACAATATGTGAGCAACATGCATccaagtttatatatttatcatattatatattataaaagttatttgttttgttacattCAGATGCATTAAAAAGTTGCCTTTATATCAAAGACATTATTTcactcaaaatgtattacaatccTGTGCTGTCAGTAAAAAGTCTCAAATTGCAGTGAAAGGTCTGAAGTAGCCCAAAGGGTAAAATATGTACACACCTATCTAAATTTAACATGGTAATATGAATGCAATTATGAATTAATGATTTACTCATAAGAAATGATATCCTCTGCTGAATCATGTCACTGCAAATGCAACCATTGTTCTTATGAGTAAAAGCTGAATTCTTCTTGTGTGTGAAGCAACAGAAAGTTTGCTTTACAAATGTCATATTCAGATGTGTATACACATAAATAATAGAGCATTTTAAGCAGCTCGTGTTAAAATCCAAGTCACTGTAACGTTGCCTGTGTAAACTCCTGTATCCCCAACACACATCAGCGCGTGTTCACTGCGAGTTCATTTTTGTTGATTCTGTTCACTTTCATTTGTCTGTGATCCCATATCCACCATCATTTAAAACCTGTCAGTACAAAATTGAACACATAGTAACAGATGCATTATTTAGGATTACTGCTGACACACATCTGTATTGAAGTTCAAATGACTGattatttgatatattaatCATCACAACTTACTGCAGTGCCTTCAGTTTATACTGTGGATTAACTTTTAAAGCGGAAAGCAGCATCACACCTCCATCTTCTATATAATTCCCAGacagatccagttctctcagcTGTGAGTTTGATCTCAAAGCTGAATTCAGAGctgcacaaccttcatctgtgatgCCACAATTAAacaacctgtagagaacaatgacacactcTTCACTCTCAGTTCAGCAGGAACTACTGTACAACCACAACAACATTATAAAACTAAAGTGAACCTGTTATCACTCATGCATGGTAAATAATGGTGCTGTGTAGATTCAAATGCTTGTATTTACCATTTTGTAGAGTTTACCTTTAGTTAACATGATAGGAGATATTTAATCTGGTTTCAACTAGCTTAAAGCTGTAACTGTTGCATGTTGAATTCAAATGGGCTAAGCGCTGATTATCATTTCAAGTGGCAAGTTTGTTAGGGCTGTGTGAGAGACACTGGTCTGGTGTAGTCCAGCTGTTGCGGTGCACGGTTTAATCAGGTATCACTGTTTCATTGGCTTttggtgtttgtttttgtcatgcGCTCCAGTAAAGCCACGACAGTTAAAgtacaaagacatttttatcgCGCATATCGCTCATTTTGTAGAGAAATAGCGCAGACACTGGCCAAGGACTGTAGCTGTCCACCCACCTACTGGtgattttaggtttatattcaaagtatattttttcttttttttcccccacaatcattttaaatattactatagaatattttgtttttacaccaTCAAATATTACTAACGCATTTGTAACTGTAGATCAACTGCATTAATGTCCTGCATTAAATAGTCTGTATAAATGCATCTAgatgccacttcagatgcaggTCCTGTGCATTGCAAACAAATTGTGctgatgctgatttcatttgattggtaacagccctatagtgcttactatttatatttactgattaaatttaagaatttgacaaaatgatgatgatgcatacatttaattagattagaaaaaaaaaaagccttataaaggtaaaaatgcccATATAAggttaaacttattttaaactttaatttctgtttaaaaagttaatttctgttaCTCCTGCAAACTAACCAATATCAAAGCTGTCCACTGCCTTCCTAAACCTGTCAAGgtaccagcacaataacatgCTATCATCCTTTTTTTTGTCTCGTTATCgacaaaattacagaaaatatctagctcatttttaccattataagGTATTTGTGCAaaaactttggaaaaaataatgtttaaaaaccaTATATAAGAATAAATCTTCCTTTGAAGTCCCCTTTAAATCTATAATCTGTGGGTTTAATGTTctattatttacttttgctTTGTGTGTTAATTTAAAGCTATAATCTCATACAGACccttaaaataatgtgattatTTACTCAGGAATAGTGCAAGATCTTACTTCAGTTTCTCCAGTTTGCAGCGAGGATCcttcagtccatcagagagCAACATCAGACCTACATCTCCTACGTTATTCCCAGacagatccagttctctcaggtgtgaggattttgatctcagagctgaactCAGAGCAGCACAACATTCAGTTGTGGTGCCACAATCACTCAACCTGCAGAAAACAATCACAATGTTTACAGTGACAGAAAACCGTTTATGACATGAAAACAGCATCTGAGTGAACATGCACTGTGTCACTCTGCTGGTATTGTAAAATGTCTTCTCCTTCTTGGTTGTAACACaatgtcatcatcatcatgtgcCATCACTTCATTCAAAATTATTGTGCATTTCcaaaatatcacatttacattttcatgcTGAAATACACAGACAGTCACACCTCAGTGTCTCTAGTTCACAGCGACGATCCTTCAGTCCTTCAGAGAGCAGTGTCAGACCTCTATCTCTTAGTTTATTCCCAGacagatccagttctctcaggtgtgagtttgatctcagagctgaactcagagcagcacaaccttcatctgtgacaccacaatcACTCAACCTGCAGAACACACACTCTTCAATCTCAGTTCAGCATAAACTCTTCAACACAGAGACATTATAGTTCAGCTCATgtcagtgttattattattttgacccatgtCTATGAGTTAAGATTGTCTGGTTGCATGCCTTGTGTTTTTTCCCCATTGTCTTTCCTTCACTACTCTCAGGCCAAATCACCACCAAATGCAGCTTGTTTGTGAGAGTGTGACTGAGGGGCTGTTTACATGACACCATTTTCCAACTAAAAATGGAAAACTTATGTAATTTGGGGGCCTGCAAaagcaaacttttaaaaaacttcAAAGTGCAAGTACTATTTTTGTACctagtgtaaaaaaacagatttattaaaagaaatgaaattaattattatttattaaaagaaatgagcataaaatatgtaaattccAAAAACAATACACACCTGTGCCAAAATGTATTCAGTTACCATTAACACAGGcaagatgataaaaaaaaattaaaaaaaaaaaaaaaaaaaaacttaaaaagacagaaatgtcCATAAGGTCGCACAagcattaatgtaaaatatctgaGTGATCTGAacaacatgataacaacattgTTTCAATTGAGATCACTGTATGACCTTACTTCAgtatctccagtttacagtgaggatCCTTCAGTCCATCAGAGATCAGCTTCACACCTGCATCTCCTACATTATTCTTAGacagatccagttctctcaggtgtgaggagtttgatttcagagctgaactcagagcagcacaaccttcatctgtgacgcCACACTGACTCAACCTGTAAAGAACAATGACACTTCACTCAGTTCAACAGAaatgacacaaacacagagagacTACAAGATTATAATACTGAATACTAAATCTGTgtcagtttaatgtttttattaggttttgATTACTTTTGGTTTATGTTAATGTGTGATCTGAACATTATGATTATAGACCCTTGATATACATAATCTTACTTCATtatctccagtttacagtgaggatccttcagtccatcagagagCAGCTTTAGACCTGCATCTCCTAGATTATTTTCAGAcagattcagttctctcaggtttGAAgagtttgatctcagagctgaactCAGAGAAGCACAAACTTCAACTGCGATGCCACAATTAACCAACCTGCAGAACAACAACACACTCTTTACTCTCTTAGTTCATGACACCAAGATCAATTTAACATTGTGCTTCATCAACATAGTGATTACAGTGGTTGCAaccataaaatttaaatgtacacaGAGTCATAGAGCAAAAACAACAGTATTAATACCTTTAAAAATGGTAAtggtaaaatttacaaaaacgTCAGAAGGTAACTATATATTAGAAGACTGGAGATATTCTTACTAGAGcacaaacatttacaaacaaCCCAAGTGACAGACATTCAAAACCCAAtcctttaaattaaacttaaactCTAAAAAAAGGTTCACTGTTAATGTGGAAAAGAAGAGACAACCAAGTGTGTCTTTTGTCTAAAGAATAAGGCCAAATTAATACTAACACTGACAACAAAGAATAGATCATCAATGTGctataatttaaacatttgatGATTACACTCAGTGCTACTTACTCTGCTGATCTGGAGGCTTCAACTACAGGCAAGAGCTTCAGAAGAACTTCATTATATGTTATGGGGTTTTGTTCGTAACTGCTGCTTATGTATTTACTCAAATCAAAATGATCCAGCTGCTCTGAGGtcaacaaaacaaagacaacagCTGACCACTGTGTCGAGGACAATCTTGTGCTTGAAAGATCTCCAGATCTGAGATACTTCTGGACTTCATTTACGAGAGACTGATCACCCAGTTCATTTAAACAAtggaacagattgatggatttctctggtgattcattcattctcattctcattttaatgtacTCAATCGTGTTCTCTTTGCTGCAcgagatgtttctaacatgtgtCAAAAGGCTTTTCACAAGCATCTGATTAGACTCCAGTGAGAGACCCAGAAGAAATCGGAGGAAAAGGTCCAACTGTCCATTCTTACTCTGTAAAGTCTTGTCCACGGCTCTCTGATGCAGGTCAGATATTGTGTGACATGTGAACTCATGTGCATATTTTGAGCTGAGGCTTTCATTGAGCACATCTCTCTTGTACAGCAGGAATGAAAGCAGCACATATAGAGCTGCGAGATGCTCCTGAAtgctcagatgaacaaagcagaAGACTTTCCCCTGATACAAGCCAAACTCCTTtctgaagatctgagtgcacaaTCCTGAGTAAACTGATGCTTCAGTCTCATCAATGCCACAGTCACTCAGGTCTTCCTCATAGAAGATCAGGTTGCCTTTCACAAGCTGCTGGAAAGCCAGTTTTCCCAGTTTGAGGATCATGTCTTCATCTTTCATGTTATTCTCATAGTCCTTCCCATGTTTGATGTTGGTCTGAATgatcaggaagtgtgtgtacatttcaGTGAGAGTCCTGGGCATCTCTCCACTCTCTGCTTGACTCAACATCTTCTCCAGAacagtggctgagatccagcagaaaactgggatgtggcacatgatgaaGAGGCTCCTTGATGACTTCAGGTGTGAGATGATCCTGTAGGCCAGACTCTGATCATTGACTTTCTTCCAgaaatattcctccttctgtggCTCATTAAAGCCTCGTACCTCTGTTACTCGATGGACACAGTCAGTGGGGATgagatcagctgctgctggtctggaggtgatccagatgagagcagagggaagcagattccCCACAATCAGGTTCGTCAGCAGCACATCTAATGAGGCCGATTCATTTACATCACACAACCTCACATTGCTCTGAAAATCCAGAAACAGTCGacactcatccagaccatcaaagatgaacaacatTTTATACTCATCACTGAAAACCCTCATTTCTTTGGTCTCAGGGAAAAAAATCCATGAAAGTTCTAAAAGACTGAGTGTTTTGTCCTTCATCAAGTTGATCTctctgaaaggaagtggaaatatgaTCTGGACGTCCTGATTCTCTTtcccttcagcccagtccaggatgaacttctgcacagagactgtttttccaatgccagcgactccctttgtcagcacagttctAATGGGTTTGTCTTGTCCAGGTAAAGGTCTGaagatgtcattgcatttgatctgtgtgtcctctgttgctgctctcctggattgtgtctcaatctgtctcacctcatgctcattattgatctctccactctcactctctgtgatgtagagctctgtgtagatctcattcagCAGTGTTG
This genomic window from Labeo rohita strain BAU-BD-2019 chromosome 1, IGBB_LRoh.1.0, whole genome shotgun sequence contains:
- the LOC127168801 gene encoding NACHT, LRR and PYD domains-containing protein 12 isoform X2 yields the protein MERGDHLHEDVSTDAFPHSSVQKQRPKSPEPSCVSERSDWSMDLPCNFSGHTDPRFRPDPPEHSCVSVRSDWSMDLPCNFSGHTDPRSRPNPPEPSCVSMRSDWSMDLPCNFSGHTDRLSSSVLKQRPKSPEPSCVSVRSDWSMDLPCNFSGHTDPRFRSNPSEPSCVSLKSNRSLDLPHNCSGHTDLSYSHDPQHVLKTFRSNVRKKFECLYEGTATQGNPTLLNEIYTELYITESESGEINNEHEVRQIETQSRRAATEDTQIKCNDIFRPLPGQDKPIRTVLTKGVAGIGKTVSVQKFILDWAEGKENQDVQIIFPLPFREINLMKDKTLSLLELSWIFFPETKEMRVFSDEYKMLFIFDGLDECRLFLDFQSNVRLCDVNESASLDVLLTNLIVGNLLPSALIWITSRPAAADLIPTDCVHRVTEVRGFNEPQKEEYFWKKVNDQSLAYRIISHLKSSRSLFIMCHIPVFCWISATVLEKMLSQAESGEMPRTLTEMYTHFLIIQTNIKHGKDYENNMKDEDMILKLGKLAFQQLVKGNLIFYEEDLSDCGIDETEASVYSGLCTQIFRKEFGLYQGKVFCFVHLSIQEHLAALYVLLSFLLYKRDVLNESLSSKYAHEFTCHTISDLHQRAVDKTLQSKNGQLDLFLRFLLGLSLESNQMLVKSLLTHVRNISCSKENTIEYIKMRMRMNESPEKSINLFHCLNELGDQSLVNEVQKYLRSGDLSSTRLSSTQWSAVVFVLLTSEQLDHFDLSKYISSSYEQNPITYNEVLLKLLPVVEASRSAELVNCGIAVEVCASLSSALRSNSSNLRELNLSENNLGDAGLKLLSDGLKDPHCKLEIMKLSQCGVTDEGCAALSSALKSNSSHLRELDLSKNNVGDAGVKLISDGLKDPHCKLEILKLSDCGVTDEGCAALSSALRSNSHLRELDLSGNKLRDRGLTLLSEGLKDRRCELETLRLSDCGTTTECCAALSSALRSKSSHLRELDLSGNNVGDVGLMLLSDGLKDPRCKLEKLKLFNCGITDEGCAALSSALRSNSSQLRELDLSDNKLGDAGLTLISDGLKDPHCKLEKLTLCGCGVTDEGCAALSSALRSNSSHLRELDLSENKLGVAGLTLISDGLKDPHCKLEKLTLCYCGVTDEGCAALSSALRSNSSHLRELDLSWNKLGVAGLTLISDGLKDPHCKLEKLTLSYCGVTDEGCAALSSALRSNSSHLRELDLSWNDLGVAGLTLISDELKDPHCKLEILRLSCCDVTDKGCAILSSALRSNSSHLRELDLSWNKLGVAGLMLLSDGLKDPHCKLEKLMLSFCGVTDEGCAVLSSALRSNSSHLRELDLFGNNLEQSSVKLLSALKDDPHHKLKTLL
- the LOC127168801 gene encoding NACHT, LRR and PYD domains-containing protein 12 isoform X4, with product MERGDHLHEDVSTDAFPHSSVQKQRPKSPEPSCVSERSDWSMDLPCNFSGHTDPRFRPDPPEHSCVSVRSDWSMDLPCNFSGHTDPRSRPNPPEPSCVSMRSDWSMDLPCNFSGHTDRLSSSVLKQRPKSPEPSCVSVRSDWSMDLPCNFSGHTDPRFRSNPSEPSCVSLKSNRSLDLPHNCSGHTDLSYSHDPQHVLKTFRSNVRKKFECLYEGTATQGNPTLLNEIYTELYITESESGEINNEHEVRQIETQSRRAATEDTQIKCNDIFRPLPGQDKPIRTVLTKGVAGIGKTVSVQKFILDWAEGKENQDVQIIFPLPFREINLMKDKTLSLLELSWIFFPETKEMRVFSDEYKMLFIFDGLDECRLFLDFQSNVRLCDVNESASLDVLLTNLIVGNLLPSALIWITSRPAAADLIPTDCVHRVTEVRGFNEPQKEEYFWKKVNDQSLAYRIISHLKSSRSLFIMCHIPVFCWISATVLEKMLSQAESGEMPRTLTEMYTHFLIIQTNIKHGKDYENNMKDEDMILKLGKLAFQQLVKGNLIFYEEDLSDCGIDETEASVYSGLCTQIFRKEFGLYQGKVFCFVHLSIQEHLAALYVLLSFLLYKRDVLNESLSSKYAHEFTCHTISDLHQRAVDKTLQSKNGQLDLFLRFLLGLSLESNQMLVKSLLTHVRNISCSKENTIEYIKMRMRMNESPEKSINLFHCLNELGDQSLVNEVQKYLRSGDLSSTRLSSTQWSAVVFVLLTSEQLDHFDLSKYISSSYEQNPITYNEVLLKLLPVVEASRSAELVNCGIAVEVCASLSSALRSNSSNLRELNLSENNLGDAGLKLLSDGLKDPHCKLEIMKLSQCGVTDEGCAALSSALKSNSSHLRELDLSKNNVGDAGVKLISDGLKDPHCKLEILKLSDCGTTTECCAALSSALRSKSSHLRELDLSGNNVGDVGLMLLSDGLKDPRCKLEKLKLFNCGITDEGCAALSSALRSNSSQLRELNLSVNKLGVAGLTLISDGLKDPHCKLEKLTLCGCGVTDEGCAALSSALRSNSSHLRELDLSENKLGVAGLTLISDGLKDPHCKLEKLTLCYCGVTDEGCAALSSALRSNSSHLRELDLSWNKLGVAGLTLISDGLKDPHCKLEKLTLSYCGVTDEGCAALSSALRSNSSHLRELDLSWNDLGVAGLTLISDELKDPHCKLEILRLSCCDVTDKGCAILSSALRSNSSHLRELDLSWNKLGVAGLMLLSDGLKDPHCKLEKLMLSFCGVTDEGCAVLSSALRSNSSHLRELDLFGNNLEQSSVKLLSALKDDPHHKLKTLL
- the LOC127168801 gene encoding NACHT, LRR and PYD domains-containing protein 12 isoform X9: MERGDHLHEDVSTDAFPHSSVQKQRPKSPEPSCVSERSDWSMDLPCNFSGHTDPRFRPDPPEHSCVSVRSDWSMDLPCNFSGHTDPRSRPNPPEPSCVSMRSDWSMDLPCNFSGHTDRLSSSVLKQRPKSPEPSCVSVRSDWSMDLPCNFSGHTDPRFRSNPSEPSCVSLKSNRSLDLPHNCSGHTDLSYSHDPQHVLKTFRSNVRKKFECLYEGTATQGNPTLLNEIYTELYITESESGEINNEHEVRQIETQSRRAATEDTQIKCNDIFRPLPGQDKPIRTVLTKGVAGIGKTVSVQKFILDWAEGKENQDVQIIFPLPFREINLMKDKTLSLLELSWIFFPETKEMRVFSDEYKMLFIFDGLDECRLFLDFQSNVRLCDVNESASLDVLLTNLIVGNLLPSALIWITSRPAAADLIPTDCVHRVTEVRGFNEPQKEEYFWKKVNDQSLAYRIISHLKSSRSLFIMCHIPVFCWISATVLEKMLSQAESGEMPRTLTEMYTHFLIIQTNIKHGKDYENNMKDEDMILKLGKLAFQQLVKGNLIFYEEDLSDCGIDETEASVYSGLCTQIFRKEFGLYQGKVFCFVHLSIQEHLAALYVLLSFLLYKRDVLNESLSSKYAHEFTCHTISDLHQRAVDKTLQSKNGQLDLFLRFLLGLSLESNQMLVKSLLTHVRNISCSKENTIEYIKMRMRMNESPEKSINLFHCLNELGDQSLVNEVQKYLRSGDLSSTRLSSTQWSAVVFVLLTSEQLDHFDLSKYISSSYEQNPITYNEVLLKLLPVVEASRSAELVNCGIAVEVCASLSSALRSNSSNLRELNLSENNLGDAGLKLLSDGLKDPHCKLEIMKLSQCGVTDEGCAALSSALKSNSSHLRELDLSKNNVGDAGVKLISDGLKDPHCKLEILKLSDCGVTDEGCAALSSALRSNSHLRELDLSGNKLRDRGLTLLSEGLKDRRCELETLRLSDCGTTTECCAALSSALRSKSSHLRELDLSGNNVGDVGLMLLSDGLKDPRCKLEKLKLFNCGITDEGCAALSSALRSNSSQLRELNLSVNKLGVAGLTLISDGLKDPHCKLEKLTLCGCGVTDEGCAALSSALRSNSSHLRELDLSENKLGVAGLTLISDGLKDPHCKLEKLTLCYCGVTDEGCAALSSALRSNSSHLRELDLSWNKLGVAGLTLISDELKDPHCKLEILRLSCCDVTDKGCAILSSALRSNSSHLRELDLSWNKLGVAGLMLLSDGLKDPHCKLEKLMLSFCGVTDEGCAVLSSALRSNSSHLRELDLFGNNLEQSSVKLLSALKDDPHHKLKTLL
- the LOC127168801 gene encoding NACHT, LRR and PYD domains-containing protein 12 isoform X19; this encodes MERGDHLHEDVSTDAFPHSSVQKQRPKSPEPSCVSERSDWSMDLPCNFSGHTDPRFRPDPPEHSCVSVRSDWSMDLPCNFSGHTDPRSRPNPPEPSCVSMRSDWSMDLPCNFSGHTDRLSSSVLKQRPKSPEPSCVSVRSDWSMDLPCNFSGHTDPRFRSNPSEPSCVSLKSNRSLDLPHNCSGHTDLSYSHDPQHVLKTFRSNVRKKFECLYEGTATQGNPTLLNEIYTELYITESESGEINNEHEVRQIETQSRRAATEDTQIKCNDIFRPLPGQDKPIRTVLTKGVAGIGKTVSVQKFILDWAEGKENQDVQIIFPLPFREINLMKDKTLSLLELSWIFFPETKEMRVFSDEYKMLFIFDGLDECRLFLDFQSNVRLCDVNESASLDVLLTNLIVGNLLPSALIWITSRPAAADLIPTDCVHRVTEVRGFNEPQKEEYFWKKVNDQSLAYRIISHLKSSRSLFIMCHIPVFCWISATVLEKMLSQAESGEMPRTLTEMYTHFLIIQTNIKHGKDYENNMKDEDMILKLGKLAFQQLVKGNLIFYEEDLSDCGIDETEASVYSGLCTQIFRKEFGLYQGKVFCFVHLSIQEHLAALYVLLSFLLYKRDVLNESLSSKYAHEFTCHTISDLHQRAVDKTLQSKNGQLDLFLRFLLGLSLESNQMLVKSLLTHVRNISCSKENTIEYIKMRMRMNESPEKSINLFHCLNELGDQSLVNEVQKYLRSGDLSSTRLSSTQWSAVVFVLLTSEQLDHFDLSKYISSSYEQNPITYNEVLLKLLPVVEASRSAELVNCGIAVEVCASLSSALRSNSSNLRELNLSENNLGDAGLKLLSDGLKDPHCKLEIMKLSQCGVTDEGCAALSSALKSNSSHLRELDLSKNNVGDAGVKLISDGLKDPHCKLEILKLSDCGVTDEGCAALSSALRSNSHLRELDLSGNKLRDRGLTLLSEGLKDRRCELETLRLSDCGTTTECCAALSSALRSKSSHLRELDLSGNNVGDVGLMLLSDGLKDPRCKLEKLKLFNCGITDEGCAALSSALRSNSSQLRELNLSVNKLGVAGLTLISDGLKDPHCKLEKLTLCYCGVTDEGCAALSSALRSNSSHLRELDLSWNKLGVAGLTLISDELKDPHCKLEILRLSCCDVTDKGCAILSSALRSNSSHLRELDLSWNKLGVAGLMLLSDGLKDPHCKLEKLMLSFCGVTDEGCAVLSSALRSNSSHLRELDLFGNNLEQSSVKLLSALKDDPHHKLKTLL
- the LOC127168801 gene encoding NACHT, LRR and PYD domains-containing protein 12 isoform X6, encoding MERGDHLHEDVSTDAFPHSSVQKQRPKSPEPSCVSERSDWSMDLPCNFSGHTDPRFRPDPPEHSCVSVRSDWSMDLPCNFSGHTDPRSRPNPPEPSCVSMRSDWSMDLPCNFSGHTDRLSSSVLKQRPKSPEPSCVSVRSDWSMDLPCNFSGHTDPRFRSNPSEPSCVSLKSNRSLDLPHNCSGHTDLSYSHDPQHVLKTFRSNVRKKFECLYEGTATQGNPTLLNEIYTELYITESESGEINNEHEVRQIETQSRRAATEDTQIKCNDIFRPLPGQDKPIRTVLTKGVAGIGKTVSVQKFILDWAEGKENQDVQIIFPLPFREINLMKDKTLSLLELSWIFFPETKEMRVFSDEYKMLFIFDGLDECRLFLDFQSNVRLCDVNESASLDVLLTNLIVGNLLPSALIWITSRPAAADLIPTDCVHRVTEVRGFNEPQKEEYFWKKVNDQSLAYRIISHLKSSRSLFIMCHIPVFCWISATVLEKMLSQAESGEMPRTLTEMYTHFLIIQTNIKHGKDYENNMKDEDMILKLGKLAFQQLVKGNLIFYEEDLSDCGIDETEASVYSGLCTQIFRKEFGLYQGKVFCFVHLSIQEHLAALYVLLSFLLYKRDVLNESLSSKYAHEFTCHTISDLHQRAVDKTLQSKNGQLDLFLRFLLGLSLESNQMLVKSLLTHVRNISCSKENTIEYIKMRMRMNESPEKSINLFHCLNELGDQSLVNEVQKYLRSGDLSSTRLSSTQWSAVVFVLLTSEQLDHFDLSKYISSSYEQNPITYNEVLLKLLPVVEASRSAELVNCGIAVEVCASLSSALRSNSSNLRELNLSENNLGDAGLKLLSDGLKDPHCKLEIMKLSQCGVTDEGCAALSSALKSNSSHLRELDLSKNNVGDAGVKLISDGLKDPHCKLEILKLSDCGVTDEGCAALSSALRSNSHLRELDLSGNKLRDRGLTLLSEGLKDRRCELETLRLSDCGTTTECCAALSSALRSKSSHLRELDLSGNNVGDVGLMLLSDGLKDPRCKLEKLKLFNCGITDEGCAALSSALRSNSSQLRELNLSVNKLGVAGLTLISDGLKDPHCKLEKLTLCGCGVTDEGCAALSSALRSNSSHLRELDLSENKLGVAGLTLISDGLKDPHCKLEKLTLSYCGVTDEGCAALSSALRSNSSHLRELDLSWNDLGVAGLTLISDELKDPHCKLEILRLSCCDVTDKGCAILSSALRSNSSHLRELDLSWNKLGVAGLMLLSDGLKDPHCKLEKLMLSFCGVTDEGCAVLSSALRSNSSHLRELDLFGNNLEQSSVKLLSALKDDPHHKLKTLL
- the LOC127168801 gene encoding NACHT, LRR and PYD domains-containing protein 12 isoform X24, coding for MERGDHLHEDVSTDAFPHSSVQKQRPKSPEPSCVSERSDWSMDLPCNFSGHTDPRFRPDPPEHSCVSVRSDWSMDLPCNFSGHTDPRSRPNPPEPSCVSMRSDWSMDLPCNFSGHTDRLSSSVLKQRPKSPEPSCVSVRSDWSMDLPCNFSGHTDPRFRSNPSEPSCVSLKSNRSLDLPHNCSGHTDLSYSHDPQHVLKTFRSNVRKKFECLYEGTATQGNPTLLNEIYTELYITESESGEINNEHEVRQIETQSRRAATEDTQIKCNDIFRPLPGQDKPIRTVLTKGVAGIGKTVSVQKFILDWAEGKENQDVQIIFPLPFREINLMKDKTLSLLELSWIFFPETKEMRVFSDEYKMLFIFDGLDECRLFLDFQSNVRLCDVNESASLDVLLTNLIVGNLLPSALIWITSRPAAADLIPTDCVHRVTEVRGFNEPQKEEYFWKKVNDQSLAYRIISHLKSSRSLFIMCHIPVFCWISATVLEKMLSQAESGEMPRTLTEMYTHFLIIQTNIKHGKDYENNMKDEDMILKLGKLAFQQLVKGNLIFYEEDLSDCGIDETEASVYSGLCTQIFRKEFGLYQGKVFCFVHLSIQEHLAALYVLLSFLLYKRDVLNESLSSKYAHEFTCHTISDLHQRAVDKTLQSKNGQLDLFLRFLLGLSLESNQMLVKSLLTHVRNISCSKENTIEYIKMRMRMNESPEKSINLFHCLNELGDQSLVNEVQKYLRSGDLSSTRLSSTQWSAVVFVLLTSEQLDHFDLSKYISSSYEQNPITYNEVLLKLLPVVEASRSAELVNCGIAVEVCASLSSALRSNSSNLRELNLSENNLGDAGLKLLSDGLKDPHCKLEIMKLSQCGVTDEGCAALSSALKSNSSHLRELDLSKNNVGDAGVKLISDGLKDPHCKLEILKLSDCGVTDEGCAALSSALRSNSHLRELDLSGNKLRDRGLTLLSEGLKDRRCELETLRLSDCGTTTECCAALSSALRSKSSHLRELDLSGNNVGDVGLMLLSDGLKDPRCKLEKLKLFNCGITDEGCAALSSALRSNSSQLRELNLSVNKLGVAGLTLISDGLKDPHCKLEKLTLCGCGVTDEGCAALSSALRSNSSHLRELDLSENKLGVAGLTLISDGLKDPHCKLEKLTLSYCGVTDEGCAVLSSALRSNSSHLRELDLFGNNLEQSSVKLLSALKDDPHHKLKTLL